From the Heptranchias perlo isolate sHepPer1 unplaced genomic scaffold, sHepPer1.hap1 HAP1_SCAFFOLD_60, whole genome shotgun sequence genome, the window agcgaacggtgaaTGAAGCCGGATTTTAACCGGATTGTGAAAAATTCTGGAAGTTCTGACGggaaatgtggaataacagagtaaaagacgagagatttttaaatctttgtctttacgcgacattatttactaaatccgcttcttgtgttacaaatatattggcgagcttttcaaatttcaaaaaaacggttcagttcggtattttccgccttttctcattgccggctattgattggtgaatTAAACAGCTCTCTGAATGGTCTGTTCgttgaaccaatgagattgagaacagatggaccaatcacaattgcccccactgttctcctccagaaggtataagaagggcgagtgcgggaggatttcttcattctttgtgaaagtgtttgtgagattgtggaaatgtctggaagaggaaaaaccggcggtaaagctcgggccaaggccaagtctcgctcatcccgggccggactgcagtttcctgtgggccgtgttcacaggctcctgcgaaaggggaactacgctgaacgtgtgggtgccggagccccggtctatctggctgctgtgctcgagtatctgacggctgaaatcctcgagctggccggcaacgcggcccgggacaacaagaagacccgcatcatccccagacacctgcagctggccatccgcaacgacgaggagctcaacaagctgctgggacgggtgaccatcgctcagggcggggtgctgcctaatatccaggccgtgctgctgccgaagaaaaccag encodes:
- the LOC137316746 gene encoding histone H2A-like translates to MSGRGKTGGKARAKAKSRSSRAGLQFPVGRVHRLLRKGNYAERVGAGAPVYLAAVLEYLTAEILELAGNAARDNKKTRIIPRHLQLAIRNDEELNKLLGRVTIAQGGVLPNIQAVLLPKKTSTVSSKSK